One Aphidius gifuensis isolate YNYX2018 linkage group LG5, ASM1490517v1, whole genome shotgun sequence genomic region harbors:
- the LOC122858265 gene encoding maspardin-like isoform X2, with translation MSCTSEFSRSKEYQSFRSSVPLKKIVVDTNGTKGWKIYDSGPKTIKSPLICLPPVSGTADIFFKQILSLGAKGYRVISAEPPVYWSIDEWCEGFRKLMDYMELDRVHLFGASLGGFLAQKYAEVNAHCPRVVSLILCNTFTDTSVFSYNDSAAIFWILPSLVLKKMLMGNFSTDRVDAEMIDAIDFMVERLESLTQPELASRLTMNCVSSYIQPHKMGNLPVTIIDVFDEYALSNVVREEMYKCYPNAKLAHLKSGGNFPYLSRSAEVNLHLQIHLRQFEDTEFAASIKFESLNDQV, from the exons atgtcaTGTACAAGTGAATTTTCACGTTCAAAAGAGTACCAAAGTTTTAGAAGTTCAgtaccattaaaaaaaattgtcgttGACACAAATGGAACAAAG ggTTGGAAAATTTATGATTCTGGACCAAAGACAATTAAATCACCACTGATATGTCTACCACCAGTAAGTGGTAcagctgatatttttttcaaacaaatattaaGTCTTGGTGCTAAAGGCTATCGTGTTATATCG gCTGAACCACCAGTTTACTGGAGCATTGATGAATGGTGTGAAggttttagaaaattaatggATTACATGGAACTTGATAGAGTACATTTATTTGGTGCATCATTAGGTGGTTTTTTAGCACAAAAATATGCTGAAGTTAATGCACATTGTCCAAGAGTTGTGTCACTTATTTTGTGTAACACATTTACTGATACATCTGTTTTTAGTTACAATGATTCAGCTGCTAT TTTTTGGATATTACCTTCattggtattaaaaaaaatgctaatGGGTAATTTTTCAACAGACAGAGTTGATGCTGAAATGATTGATGCTATTGATTTTATGGTAGAAAGA ctGGAAAGTTTAACACAACCGGAATTAGCATCACGTTTAACAATGAATTGTGTGAGTAGTTATATACAACCTCATAAAATGGGAAATTTACCAGTAACAATTATTGATGTGTTTGATGAATATGCACTTTCAAATGTCGTGAGAGAAGAAATGTATAAATGCTATCCAAATGCTAAACTTGCACATCTTAAAAGTGGTGgtaattttccatatttaagCAGATCTGCTGAAGTTAATCTTCATCTTcag ATTCATTTGAGACAATTTGAGGATACTGAATTTGCtgcatcaattaaatttgaaagcTTAAATGACCAGGtgtaa
- the LOC122858265 gene encoding maspardin-like isoform X1: MSCTSEFSRSKEYQSFRSSVPLKKIVVDTNGTKKFYFKGWKIYDSGPKTIKSPLICLPPVSGTADIFFKQILSLGAKGYRVISAEPPVYWSIDEWCEGFRKLMDYMELDRVHLFGASLGGFLAQKYAEVNAHCPRVVSLILCNTFTDTSVFSYNDSAAIFWILPSLVLKKMLMGNFSTDRVDAEMIDAIDFMVERLESLTQPELASRLTMNCVSSYIQPHKMGNLPVTIIDVFDEYALSNVVREEMYKCYPNAKLAHLKSGGNFPYLSRSAEVNLHLQIHLRQFEDTEFAASIKFESLNDQV; encoded by the exons atgtcaTGTACAAGTGAATTTTCACGTTCAAAAGAGTACCAAAGTTTTAGAAGTTCAgtaccattaaaaaaaattgtcgttGACACAAATGGAACAAAG aaattttatttcaagggTTGGAAAATTTATGATTCTGGACCAAAGACAATTAAATCACCACTGATATGTCTACCACCAGTAAGTGGTAcagctgatatttttttcaaacaaatattaaGTCTTGGTGCTAAAGGCTATCGTGTTATATCG gCTGAACCACCAGTTTACTGGAGCATTGATGAATGGTGTGAAggttttagaaaattaatggATTACATGGAACTTGATAGAGTACATTTATTTGGTGCATCATTAGGTGGTTTTTTAGCACAAAAATATGCTGAAGTTAATGCACATTGTCCAAGAGTTGTGTCACTTATTTTGTGTAACACATTTACTGATACATCTGTTTTTAGTTACAATGATTCAGCTGCTAT TTTTTGGATATTACCTTCattggtattaaaaaaaatgctaatGGGTAATTTTTCAACAGACAGAGTTGATGCTGAAATGATTGATGCTATTGATTTTATGGTAGAAAGA ctGGAAAGTTTAACACAACCGGAATTAGCATCACGTTTAACAATGAATTGTGTGAGTAGTTATATACAACCTCATAAAATGGGAAATTTACCAGTAACAATTATTGATGTGTTTGATGAATATGCACTTTCAAATGTCGTGAGAGAAGAAATGTATAAATGCTATCCAAATGCTAAACTTGCACATCTTAAAAGTGGTGgtaattttccatatttaagCAGATCTGCTGAAGTTAATCTTCATCTTcag ATTCATTTGAGACAATTTGAGGATACTGAATTTGCtgcatcaattaaatttgaaagcTTAAATGACCAGGtgtaa